Below is a genomic region from Persicimonas caeni.
CCTACCTGGAGGAGTTGGGGCACCCGACCTCACCAGAGGACTTGTCGAACGGTGAGTTTATCGGCTTCGACCGCACCGATGCGCTCATGGAAGGGCTCAACGCGCTGGGCCTCGACCTGACCGGACGCAGCTTCCCCATCATCACCGAGAGCCAGCTCGTCCAATGGGAGCTGTGCAAGCAGGGGGCGGGGATTTGCGTGATGATGGAGGAGGTGGGCGACGCCGAGCCGCGCGTCCAAAAGGCGCTGCCCGACTTGCCGCCGTTTCCCGTGCCGATGTGGCTGGTGAGCCACCGTGAGGTGCGCATGAGCCGTCGCGTGCGGGTGGTGTTCGACGCGCTTGCTGATGGGCTTTCGTAGCGCTTTCAGGCAGTCGCCTCCCCGCAAACGTCAGGCGAATAGCACGTAGATGAGCAGCGTACTCACCGTCACGAATACCACCGACAAAATGCTGCCCGCCTTCAGATAGTCTGCTACGCGGTAGCCGCCGGGGGTCATGAGCAGCGCGTTGACGTGGTGGGTGGGCAAGACGAACGAGTTCGCCGCGCATACGCCGACCTGTAGCACGAGGGCCTGCGGGGAGAGCCCGCCCAGCCCGGCGATGCCCAGGACCAGGGGGACGAGCAAGACCGTGGCGGCCACGTTGGACATCAACAGCGACAGCCCTGTGGTCAACACCCCCACGCTCGCCAAGATCACCAGCGGATGCGCGCCTTCGAGGGCGCCAACGAGGCTGTCGGCGATCAACGCCGCGACCCCGGAGTTCTCCATGGCGAGCCCGATGGGGATGAGCCCTGCGATCAAAAAGACGACCTGCCATTCGATGGCTCGATAGGCTTCCTCGATGCTGAGCACGCCGGCTAAGATCATGGCCACTGCGCCGCTCAGAAAGCCGATGGAGATGGGCAAGTCGGACACAAAGACGACGGCCAGGGCCCCGACGAAGCTCGCCAGTGCCTTGAGGGCCTGCTCGGGGCTGGTTGGTTCGTACTCGAACGGCGTGACGCTGATGAAGTCTTCGCTCTCGTTGAAGAACTGCAGGTTCTCTTTGCGGCCGTGGAGCACGAGGGTGTCGCCGGCCTTGATGACGCGGTCGGCGATCCCCTCCTCGATGATCTCACTGTCGCTGAAGAAGAGGACCACCTGCACGTTGTAGGTCTCGCGCAGAGCGGCTTCGCGTAAGGTCTTGCCCACGATATTCGACCGCGCCGGGATCACGACCTCGAGGTAGCCACGTTTGGAGCCGGCGGGGGTCTTTTCGTCCTGCTCGACCATCTGGAGGCCGCGCCCCTCCGCAAAACGCAACACGTCTTCTTCGCGTCCCTGGATGACCAGGGCTTGGCCGGCTTCGAAGCGCAGGTTTTTGTCGACGATACGGTCGGTCGAGCGGGCGCTGTAGGCCCGGAGCAGGTTGATGTCGAACTCTTTGCCCATCTGCGATTCTTCGACCGTCTTGCCCGCGAGCGGGCTGTCGGGGAGCACCCTGAACGTATAGATCGCGTCGGAGAGGCCCCACACGTTGATGCGCTTTTTGCTCGGCGAGACGTCTTCCATCTTCTCGAGCTTGGACGGGAAGACGAGCGGGCCGAAGAGGGCGAAGTAGGCCACCGCGGTCACCAGGAGCACCACCCCGATGGGGGTGACGCTGAACAGATGGAAGGTCTCGAGCCCTCGATGCGCTAGAAGGTCGTTGAGCACGATGAGGGAGCTTGTGCCGACCATCGTCAAGGTGCCGCCGACGAGCGCGGCGAAGCCCATCGGCATCAACAAGCTGGAGACGGGGATCTTCTGACGCTTGGAGATGCCCATCATCACCGGCAAGAAGAGCGCCGCCGCGCCGATATTCTGCATCACCCCCGACATCAGCCCCACGGTCAGCGAGGTGGTCGAGATGATGCGTCGCCGACTGGCGCCGGCCACGCGCAAGATGAAGTGGGCGAGCTTGTCGGTCACCCCGGACTTGAACAGCCCGCGGCCCATGACCATGACGCCGATAATCGCCAGCACAGCGTTGCTCGAGAAGCCGGAGCGAGCCTCTTCGGGGCTGATGGCACCCACCCAGACAAGCGACAGCATCGCCATGAGGGCCACCAGATCGATGCGCCATCGCTCGGTGACGATCAGAAAGACGGTGGTCGCCAAGATGACGAGCACCAAAATCAACTGCATGTCCATGGTGGCCTTCGAATCTGTGGGACGACGGACGACGTGCGCGAGTGTTCAGGAAAGCAGCCGTGCGAATCGGCGAAGCTAGCAGATACACCGCAAGCAAGTAAGCCTCGCCGGGCTGGTCGGTGTGGGGCCGCGCTAGCCCGTATTTTGCATAGCCGCGGCGATGCCGTTGAGGCTGAGCAAGAGCGCGTGACCCAGCGCCGGGCATTCGGTGTCGTCAGCGGTTTGCCAGCGTTTCATCAGCTCGATCTGGATGGCGTTGAGCACGTCGGTGTACGGATTGCGCACGGCGATGAGGTTTCGGATGGTCGCGTTGTGCGACAGCAACACATCGGCCTGGGTAATCGTGAGCAAGACATCGCGGGTGCGTTCGAACTCGGCGGCGAGTTTGTCGTGAAAGCCGTCGTCGTCGAGCTGGGCGTAGTGGCGGGCAATCTCGAGGCGAGCGCGCGCCATCTCGAGCTGGGCGTTGTCGATGACGCTTCGGAAAAACGGCCACTCGGCGTACCAAGCGCGAAGTCCGTCGACGGTGCACTCGTCCTCGTCCAACGCGTGCTTCAGGCCCGTCCCCACACCATACCAACCGGGCAGATTATAGCGCGTCTGGGTCCAGGCGAAGTTCCACGGGATGGCCCGAAGTTTCTCGAAGCCGGCATCGTTGCCGCCCGAGCGCGACACCGGGCGCGAAGCAATCGGCAGTCGGCTGATATGCTCGATTGGGGTGATACGCTGGTACCACGGCCAAAACTCGGGGTCGTCGATGAGTTCGCGATACGTGCGCATCGAGCGCTCGGCGACCACCTCCATGAACGCGTCGCGAGAGGTGTCTTCGGCGCTCGACGCTCGGATGCCGGCCTCGACCATCGAGTGGACCAACTGCTCGAGGTGGCGATGGGCGATGGCGTCGAGCGCGTAGCGAAACGAGATGACCTCTCCCTGTTCGGTCAGCCGGATGCGCCCCGAATAGGCTTCTGGCGGAAGGCCGAGGAGGGCGCGCTTGGTCTGGCCGCCGCCGCGGCCGACGGTGCCGCCGCGGCCGTGGAAGAGGCTCAGGCGCACGCCGTGCTCGCGACACGCCTGCGCCAGGGCCCGTTGCCCCTTGTGTAGCGACCAATTCGCCATCCAAAATCCGCCGTCCTTCGAGCTGTCCGAGTAGCCGAGCATCACCTCTTGGGCGCGGCCGCGCCCGTCGAGTTGCGCCGCATACGCCTCGCTCGAGAAGAGCTCGCCCATGAATTCGGCGGCGCCGGCGAGGTCGTCGATCGTCTCCAAGAGCGGGACGACGTCGATGGGCACATATCCGCGGCCATGCGCGCCGTGTTCGCCGCTTCCGCGCTCCCACAGGCCCACCTCTTTGGCGAGCACGAGGACCTCGAGCAGGTCGCTGACTTCGTGGGTCATGCTCACGATCCAGGCGCGCACCGACGCCGGCTCGCTCTGGTGCGCCCGGCGGGCGATGTCGAAGACCTCGAGCAGTTCGCGAGTCTTGTCGCTCAGCTCGGCGCCCACCCGTGGTTGGAGAGGCCGGGGCGTAGACAACTCGGCCTCGAGAATCTCGAGGCGGGCGGCTTCGTCGAGGTCTTCGTAGTCGTCGGTCACCCCGGCGATGCTCAAAAGCTCGGCGACGGCGCTCTCGTGGACCGAGCTATGCTGGCGAAAGTCGAGCGCGGCCAGGTGGAAACCGAAAGCCTCGACCTGCACGAGCAGGTCGGCCAGCTCGCCGTCGGCGAGGCGGTCGAGACCCATCTGACGGAGCGCTGCGCCCACCACGGTGAGGTCCTGCCCAAAGGCTGTCGAGTCGTAGCGGGGCGTGTCGGGATATTCGTCGAACGCGCCGGCCTTGGATGCCTCGCGCAGCTTGGCGAGCACATAGGTGAGCTTCTGGCGAAACGGCTCGTAACGGTAGTTGCGCTCGACCAGGCGCCGCTCGGCGTCGTCGAGCTCGACGTGCTCGGCGTCGGCCTCGATGGATTCGAAGAGCGCGTCGGGCACTGGCGCTTGGCGCCGAGAGACGCTCAACTTGTCGCGAAGCGCCTCCACGGCGCTCTTGTGCTTGGCCAGCGCGACGCGGCGCTGCTTGTCGAAGGCGTGGCGGGTCACCTCGGGGGTGACGTTGGGATTGCCGTCGCGATCCCCGCCAATCCACGACACGTACCGCAGCACATTAGGCACCGCCGGCGGGTCATCGAAGCGCTCGGCGAGGGCTCGGCGAAGGTCGCGATGGATGGCGGCAATGCTGTCCCAGATGGTCGTCGCCAGAAAGTACAACCCGAAGTCGAGCTCGTCTTCGACCCGGCGGCGTTCGACGCGTACCTCGTCGCTGGTCAGCATCAGCTCGATCTCCGAGCGCACCTCCTCGGCGGCGCGGTCGCGCTCGACCGGCGTGAGCGCTTCGCGGCCGAGTTCGGTCAACCGCGCGGCGATGCGCCCCTGTATGTCGAGCAGCGTGCGGCGCCGCGCTTCGGTGGGGTGCGCCGTGAGCGTCGGCTCGATGAGGAGGTTGTCGAGCAGGTCGGCGACCTTGTCTTTCTCCCAGCCTAGCTCGTCGAGGTGCTCGATGGCCTGGGCGACCGACTCTTCGCGCGGCTCTTCGCGTGTCGCTCGGCGCTCGCGCTCGCGGTTGATGCGCGCAATCTCGAGCTGCTCGGTGTTGTTGACCAGCCGAAAATAGGCCGCGTAGCTTCGCAGCACCCCCTCGAGCTCGTCGAGCGAAAGGTCTGCGACGCGCTCGAGCAGTCGCGCGGCGTCGCTGTCGGCCTTCGCGCACTCTCGCAGAGACTCGACCGCCTCGAAGATCTCCTCGCCGAGGTGCTGCTTGATGGAGTCGCCCAGCATGTGGCCGAGCAGGTTGACCTGTCGGCGAAGGGGCTCGGTCAACGCCTGGTTTTCGGGTTCTTCGAAGGTCATGGGCCTGCTCCATCTGCTCAATCTTTGTGTTCGACGCGCCCGAACCTACGAACGCTGCGTGCCATGACAATGTGAGCCGTTGTCCCCGCGCTGGACGCGACGCGATGCCACCCTACCTTTCGCGTTGTCTTCAGGGGGGAGGCTTCGCGTTGTCTGCAGGGGATTTGATGGGGACACGATCGAAAATGACGCGTCGGGTGTTCCTGTGGGGGCTGCTCGGCTTGATCGCCTTGGTCGCGGCGGCGTGGGGCGCGCTGCAGACCGAGGCAGCCCGCAAGTACGCGCTCGACGAGTTGACCGAGTTGCTCAACCGCAAGCTCGCAGGCGAGGTCGCCGTCGAGCGGGTGACCGGCTCACTTCTTTGGGGGGCGACGCTGCACGACTTCGAGCTGCGCGATGGGCGCGGCAACTCGGTGCTTCGGGTGGACGAGGTTGACACCACCTACGCGCTGGTCACGCTGCTTCGCGGGGACCTCGTCTTCGGACGAGTCGAACTCGAGCGCCCCGAGTTTGTCGTTCGCCGCTACGACGACGGGA
It encodes:
- the ppc gene encoding phosphoenolpyruvate carboxylase, which encodes MTFEEPENQALTEPLRRQVNLLGHMLGDSIKQHLGEEIFEAVESLRECAKADSDAARLLERVADLSLDELEGVLRSYAAYFRLVNNTEQLEIARINRERERRATREEPREESVAQAIEHLDELGWEKDKVADLLDNLLIEPTLTAHPTEARRRTLLDIQGRIAARLTELGREALTPVERDRAAEEVRSEIELMLTSDEVRVERRRVEDELDFGLYFLATTIWDSIAAIHRDLRRALAERFDDPPAVPNVLRYVSWIGGDRDGNPNVTPEVTRHAFDKQRRVALAKHKSAVEALRDKLSVSRRQAPVPDALFESIEADAEHVELDDAERRLVERNYRYEPFRQKLTYVLAKLREASKAGAFDEYPDTPRYDSTAFGQDLTVVGAALRQMGLDRLADGELADLLVQVEAFGFHLAALDFRQHSSVHESAVAELLSIAGVTDDYEDLDEAARLEILEAELSTPRPLQPRVGAELSDKTRELLEVFDIARRAHQSEPASVRAWIVSMTHEVSDLLEVLVLAKEVGLWERGSGEHGAHGRGYVPIDVVPLLETIDDLAGAAEFMGELFSSEAYAAQLDGRGRAQEVMLGYSDSSKDGGFWMANWSLHKGQRALAQACREHGVRLSLFHGRGGTVGRGGGQTKRALLGLPPEAYSGRIRLTEQGEVISFRYALDAIAHRHLEQLVHSMVEAGIRASSAEDTSRDAFMEVVAERSMRTYRELIDDPEFWPWYQRITPIEHISRLPIASRPVSRSGGNDAGFEKLRAIPWNFAWTQTRYNLPGWYGVGTGLKHALDEDECTVDGLRAWYAEWPFFRSVIDNAQLEMARARLEIARHYAQLDDDGFHDKLAAEFERTRDVLLTITQADVLLSHNATIRNLIAVRNPYTDVLNAIQIELMKRWQTADDTECPALGHALLLSLNGIAAAMQNTG
- a CDS encoding SLC13 family permease; amino-acid sequence: MDMQLILVLVILATTVFLIVTERWRIDLVALMAMLSLVWVGAISPEEARSGFSSNAVLAIIGVMVMGRGLFKSGVTDKLAHFILRVAGASRRRIISTTSLTVGLMSGVMQNIGAAALFLPVMMGISKRQKIPVSSLLMPMGFAALVGGTLTMVGTSSLIVLNDLLAHRGLETFHLFSVTPIGVVLLVTAVAYFALFGPLVFPSKLEKMEDVSPSKKRINVWGLSDAIYTFRVLPDSPLAGKTVEESQMGKEFDINLLRAYSARSTDRIVDKNLRFEAGQALVIQGREEDVLRFAEGRGLQMVEQDEKTPAGSKRGYLEVVIPARSNIVGKTLREAALRETYNVQVVLFFSDSEIIEEGIADRVIKAGDTLVLHGRKENLQFFNESEDFISVTPFEYEPTSPEQALKALASFVGALAVVFVSDLPISIGFLSGAVAMILAGVLSIEEAYRAIEWQVVFLIAGLIPIGLAMENSGVAALIADSLVGALEGAHPLVILASVGVLTTGLSLLMSNVAATVLLVPLVLGIAGLGGLSPQALVLQVGVCAANSFVLPTHHVNALLMTPGGYRVADYLKAGSILSVVFVTVSTLLIYVLFA